A stretch of the Bordetella genomosp. 8 genome encodes the following:
- a CDS encoding putative bifunctional diguanylate cyclase/phosphodiesterase, with amino-acid sequence MLDSLSDGFMSIDRSWRFTYLNETAERYLRRERKHLLGRDIWQCYPDLVGSGYHRIYHQTAETGRPGRYTGYYAPLDAWFEARSFHHDDGITVLFRDVTREYEHAAQLEFEASHDYLTGLANRRKCMEELSHAVAMPGSPGLDDGGTLAVLFIDLDHFKEVNDAFGHAVGDELLRGFAKRLSAIQEPSFFAARVGGDEFVLLLRDTTACAATAFAHAVLNVLAAPFEACGRAISLSASIGIALLGQASTSAESLLSHADRAMYAAKSSGGLQVRTYDAALDRGMRDRLALRIDLPEAFAANQFELHFQPQMAYADGSLIGAEALLRWRHPERGLLTPYAFLDVLLESPHEGALTEWLIRAVCRHIAAWRGMGVSVPRISLNLSPRQLLGMGLIDRILHIAKEYDVSPAMLDVEITEDSLMSDIEKATSVLAALKQAGVHTSLDDFGAGYSSLSYLFRLHIDTIKIDRSFVRALMESERALAIIRGIVVLARSLGMKTIAEGVECQRQADELKATGCDSIQGYLISRPLDSDAFADFVRRREGTQGR; translated from the coding sequence ATGCTCGATAGCTTGAGCGACGGATTCATGTCGATAGACAGATCGTGGCGCTTCACCTATCTCAACGAGACGGCAGAACGATATTTGCGGCGGGAGCGGAAGCACTTGCTCGGCCGCGACATATGGCAGTGTTACCCGGACCTGGTGGGTTCCGGCTACCACCGTATCTACCATCAGACCGCCGAAACCGGACGCCCCGGCCGCTACACCGGCTATTACGCACCGCTCGACGCGTGGTTCGAGGCGCGCTCATTCCATCACGACGATGGCATTACCGTGCTCTTCCGTGACGTTACTCGCGAATACGAACACGCGGCACAGTTGGAATTCGAAGCCAGTCACGACTATCTGACTGGGCTGGCGAATCGACGCAAGTGCATGGAAGAACTGTCGCACGCGGTCGCCATGCCTGGCTCGCCGGGCCTTGACGATGGCGGCACTTTGGCTGTGCTGTTCATCGACCTGGACCACTTCAAGGAAGTGAACGACGCGTTCGGCCATGCCGTCGGCGATGAGCTGCTGCGCGGCTTTGCGAAAAGGCTGTCGGCAATCCAGGAACCTTCTTTCTTCGCCGCGCGGGTAGGGGGCGACGAGTTCGTTCTCCTACTGCGTGACACCACCGCATGCGCGGCAACAGCGTTCGCGCATGCGGTGCTCAATGTGCTCGCGGCGCCGTTCGAAGCCTGTGGAAGAGCCATCTCCCTGTCGGCCAGCATCGGCATTGCGCTGCTGGGACAGGCAAGTACTTCGGCCGAGTCCTTGCTGAGCCATGCCGATAGAGCCATGTATGCAGCGAAATCGTCCGGTGGGCTCCAGGTGCGCACGTACGATGCGGCACTGGACCGGGGCATGCGTGACCGCCTGGCCTTGCGGATCGATCTCCCCGAGGCATTCGCGGCGAACCAGTTCGAACTCCATTTCCAGCCTCAGATGGCATACGCGGATGGCTCCCTGATCGGTGCCGAGGCGCTTCTGCGCTGGCGCCATCCTGAACGGGGCTTGCTGACGCCTTACGCATTCCTCGATGTATTGCTCGAATCGCCCCATGAAGGCGCTCTGACCGAATGGCTGATCCGTGCGGTCTGCCGGCATATCGCTGCATGGCGCGGGATGGGGGTGTCCGTACCTCGGATCAGCCTCAACCTGTCGCCTCGGCAATTGCTCGGTATGGGGCTGATAGACAGGATTCTCCATATCGCGAAGGAGTACGACGTTTCCCCCGCGATGCTGGACGTCGAGATTACCGAAGACTCCCTGATGAGCGATATCGAAAAAGCGACCTCGGTTCTTGCAGCGCTGAAGCAGGCCGGCGTCCACACATCGCTGGACGACTTCGGCGCCGGATACTCCAGTCTCAGCTATCTGTTCCGGCTGCATATCGATACGATCAAGATCGACAGGTCCTTTGTTCGAGCGCTGATGGAGTCGGAGAGGGCCCTGGCGATCATCCGGGGCATCGTCGTTCTCGCTCGTTCGCTGGGCATGAAAACCATCGCGGAAGGCGTCGAGTGC
- a CDS encoding NAD(P)/FAD-dependent oxidoreductase, whose protein sequence is MQRILVIGGGFAGLWSAAGAARTADRLGKAPHITLVNIDDQHSIRVRNYEDDLESTRVPLRAVLEPIGVDLLVGEAIRIDTEQRSVQVRTGQGDQPCPYHKLILASGSHLVRPSIPGADACSFDVDTYAGALRLQRHIESLAAMPPRPGRYTAVVVGSGATGIELACELPRRLRQAARAGGHADAEAPVRVILMDRGVSIGGHLGGAQPVIEQACRDLGIEPLTGVSVAGLDPDGVTLSNGKRIDAATVAWCGGMRASDLTACLAARRDAQGRVHVDPFMRVRGVPDVFAAGDVAHALIDGEHTSVMSCQHARPMGRYAGHNAVCELFGLEMLALDIDWYTNIIDLGPAGAVYAQGWDRLVVAKGAQAKATKQVINQQRIYPPLNGNRADILAAAAPDLQRPPELKPL, encoded by the coding sequence ATGCAACGCATACTCGTCATAGGCGGCGGCTTCGCCGGCCTCTGGAGCGCCGCCGGTGCCGCCCGCACGGCGGACCGGCTGGGTAAGGCGCCACACATCACCCTGGTGAACATCGACGATCAGCACAGCATACGCGTGCGCAACTACGAAGATGACCTGGAATCCACCCGGGTGCCGCTGCGAGCGGTGCTGGAACCCATAGGGGTGGATCTGCTGGTCGGCGAAGCCATCCGCATCGATACGGAGCAACGTTCGGTGCAGGTGCGGACAGGCCAGGGCGACCAGCCATGCCCATACCACAAGCTCATCCTGGCCAGCGGCAGCCACTTGGTGCGCCCCTCGATACCCGGCGCGGATGCCTGTTCGTTCGATGTCGACACCTATGCCGGCGCGCTGCGCCTGCAGCGCCACATCGAGTCCCTGGCGGCCATGCCGCCGCGGCCCGGGCGCTATACCGCCGTCGTCGTGGGCTCCGGCGCTACGGGGATAGAACTGGCCTGCGAGCTGCCGCGGCGCTTGCGCCAGGCGGCACGCGCGGGCGGCCATGCGGACGCCGAAGCACCGGTCCGCGTCATCCTGATGGACCGCGGCGTGAGCATCGGCGGCCATCTGGGCGGCGCGCAGCCGGTCATCGAGCAGGCCTGCCGCGATCTGGGGATAGAACCGCTGACAGGCGTGTCGGTGGCAGGCCTGGACCCCGATGGCGTCACGTTGTCCAACGGCAAGCGCATCGACGCCGCCACGGTCGCCTGGTGCGGCGGCATGCGGGCCAGCGACCTGACCGCCTGCCTCGCGGCCAGGCGCGATGCCCAGGGGCGCGTCCATGTCGATCCCTTCATGCGGGTGCGCGGCGTGCCGGACGTATTCGCCGCCGGCGATGTTGCTCATGCGTTGATCGACGGCGAGCATACGTCCGTGATGTCCTGCCAGCACGCGCGCCCCATGGGCAGGTACGCCGGACATAACGCCGTCTGCGAGCTCTTCGGGCTGGAGATGCTGGCCCTGGACATCGACTGGTACACGAATATCATCGATCTCGGGCCGGCCGGCGCGGTCTATGCACAGGGCTGGGACCGGCTCGTGGTCGCCAAAGGCGCGCAAGCCAAGGCCACCAAGCAGGTCATCAACCAGCAGCGCATCTATCCGCCGCTCAACGGCAATCGCGCCGACATCCTGGCCGCTGCGGCGCCGGATCTGCAACGTCCACCGGAGTTGAAGCCTTTGTAG
- a CDS encoding LysR family transcriptional regulator: MNNQVLQGTALRYFLEVVRAGSITEAAERLDVAPSAVSRQIARLERELNTLLFERRARGMALNAAGEVLAAHARRMQQDVDRVAGDIMALRGLRQGKVRLVSTEGYAYDFLPSLIASFRENYAGIRFSLDVCSQQEIPRRVRDGEADIGLTLSLTSERDIRVELRTPAPVLAVMSREHPFASKRSLSLSQLAAYPLALPGHDSTLRQLFDISCSRQQLRCEPVFVSQHIDALISFARAGGGVAFCGELAIRGRLGGGGIIAIPLRDREMNERHFEVQTLAGRILPDACKAFLAHVRDGVRGK; this comes from the coding sequence ATGAACAACCAGGTCCTCCAGGGCACGGCGCTGCGCTATTTTCTCGAAGTCGTGCGCGCCGGCTCCATCACGGAAGCGGCGGAACGCCTGGACGTGGCGCCATCGGCGGTCAGCCGGCAGATCGCCCGGCTGGAGCGGGAGCTGAACACGCTGTTGTTCGAGCGCCGCGCGCGCGGCATGGCGCTCAATGCCGCGGGCGAAGTCCTTGCCGCCCACGCCAGGCGCATGCAGCAGGATGTGGATCGCGTTGCTGGCGACATCATGGCCCTGCGGGGGCTGCGTCAAGGCAAAGTGCGTCTGGTCAGCACGGAAGGCTATGCCTATGACTTCCTCCCGTCACTGATCGCCAGCTTCCGCGAAAACTACGCGGGCATACGGTTCTCCCTGGATGTCTGTTCGCAGCAGGAGATACCGCGCCGCGTCCGCGACGGGGAGGCGGACATCGGATTGACGCTGAGCCTGACGTCGGAACGCGACATCCGCGTCGAATTGCGCACACCGGCGCCCGTATTGGCGGTGATGAGCCGCGAACATCCGTTCGCCAGCAAGCGCAGCCTGTCGTTGTCCCAACTGGCGGCTTATCCGCTGGCGCTGCCGGGCCATGATTCGACGCTCAGGCAGCTGTTCGACATCAGCTGCAGCCGCCAGCAACTCAGGTGCGAACCGGTATTCGTCAGCCAGCACATCGACGCGCTGATCAGTTTCGCCCGCGCGGGCGGCGGCGTGGCGTTCTGCGGAGAACTGGCCATCCGCGGACGCCTGGGCGGCGGCGGCATCATCGCCATCCCGCTGCGCGACCGCGAGATGAACGAACGGCACTTCGAAGTCCAGACACTGGCGGGACGGATATTGCCGGACGCGTGCAAGGCATTCCTGGCTCATGTCCGGGACGGCGTGCGCGGAAAGTGA
- a CDS encoding D-serine ammonia-lyase: MNVPDAPDALHRQTLQSLREAMPLLWTRPARATTADASTWTLDDVRHASDRFQRFAPLLALLFPELAPAEGAIESPLLRAEGMQAALRWPRAMGKLWIKADHDLPVAGSIKARGGLHEVLEYAETLARREGLLQAGQDYRVLAEPAARACFAGHRVAVGSTGNLGLAIGVIASALGFQAAVHMSADAKKWKKARLRARGVTVVEHAGDYQKAVAAGRAEMRDDPRGYFVDDERSPSLFLGYAAAALHLREQLRVAGITVDDAHPLFVYLPCGVGGAPAGIAFGLKEIFGPHVHCFFAEPTQSPCFLVRMMAGSGQLPDAPAAPSIYDVGLNNLTEADGLAVPRASELAAAVMATRLDGVYTVADDRLFADLARLYDSEGLRIEPSAAAGFSGPDQLFTSAAGQAYLHTHGLAPAMGDATHLVWTTGGRFVPPEEFDRFLSRGRSSAADN, encoded by the coding sequence ATGAACGTCCCTGACGCCCCTGACGCACTTCACCGCCAGACCCTGCAGTCGCTGCGTGAAGCGATGCCCCTGCTCTGGACCCGCCCCGCGCGCGCGACGACGGCGGACGCATCCACCTGGACGCTGGACGACGTACGTCACGCAAGCGACCGGTTCCAGCGCTTCGCGCCGCTGCTGGCGCTGCTGTTTCCCGAACTGGCGCCAGCAGAGGGCGCGATCGAATCGCCGCTGCTGCGCGCCGAAGGCATGCAGGCGGCGCTGCGCTGGCCGCGCGCCATGGGCAAACTCTGGATAAAAGCCGACCACGACCTGCCGGTGGCCGGATCCATCAAGGCCCGTGGCGGACTGCATGAAGTGCTGGAATACGCCGAGACCTTGGCCCGGCGCGAGGGCTTGCTCCAGGCCGGACAGGATTATCGCGTCCTCGCCGAACCCGCGGCGCGGGCGTGCTTCGCCGGCCATCGGGTCGCCGTCGGCTCGACCGGCAACCTGGGGTTGGCGATCGGCGTGATCGCATCGGCGCTGGGTTTCCAGGCCGCGGTCCATATGTCGGCCGATGCCAAGAAATGGAAGAAAGCGCGCTTGCGCGCCCGCGGGGTGACGGTGGTCGAGCATGCGGGCGACTACCAAAAAGCCGTCGCCGCCGGCCGGGCGGAGATGCGGGACGACCCGCGAGGCTACTTCGTCGACGACGAGCGCTCGCCATCATTGTTCCTGGGTTATGCGGCGGCCGCCCTGCATTTGCGCGAGCAACTGCGGGTCGCGGGCATCACCGTGGACGACGCGCACCCGCTTTTTGTTTATCTGCCCTGTGGCGTGGGTGGCGCGCCCGCCGGCATCGCCTTCGGCCTGAAGGAAATCTTCGGTCCGCACGTCCATTGTTTTTTTGCCGAGCCGACCCAATCGCCCTGCTTTCTGGTTCGCATGATGGCCGGCTCGGGCCAATTGCCGGATGCGCCGGCGGCGCCGTCGATCTACGACGTCGGCCTCAATAACCTTACCGAGGCGGACGGGCTGGCGGTCCCGCGCGCGTCCGAACTCGCGGCCGCGGTGATGGCAACCCGGCTGGACGGCGTCTATACCGTCGCGGACGACAGGCTGTTTGCGGATCTCGCGCGGCTCTACGACAGCGAAGGGCTGCGGATCGAACCGTCCGCGGCCGCGGGATTCAGCGGGCCGGATCAGCTGTTTACGTCGGCGGCCGGCCAGGCGTATCTGCATACCCACGGATTGGCCCCGGCAATGGGCGACGCGACGCATCTCGTCTGGACGACCGGAGGACGCTTCGTGCCGCCGGAAGAATTCGATCGTTTCCTGAGCCGCGGCAGGTCAAGCGCGGCCGACAACTAG
- a CDS encoding Bug family tripartite tricarboxylate transporter substrate binding protein: MNIRSLSLAACLSLPCLMAAGAPAAAQTTYPNHPINLVVPFPPGGATDVGGRVIAQALAKQLGQSVIVENRAGAGTVIGAAYVARSAPDGYTLLVTSGTTFTINPAVRKELPYDPVKSFEPVGIVARTGLILLANPKVPVTDMKSFLAYVKDPEHAATPYGSFGSGTTANFVGEAFASAAGIKMTHVPYKGSAPAMADLIGGQIPFSVDTVAAALPQLKTGKVKAIAVSSPQRSTFLPDVPTFAESGFPQVAMDTWLMVAAPRGLPTDVRTKLGKALADVVANPEVQKNLLALGFEPGFEDAAQGEALIKKELPQMREIAERAHITAD, encoded by the coding sequence ATGAACATCCGCTCCTTGTCTCTCGCGGCCTGCCTGTCCCTGCCCTGCCTGATGGCCGCCGGCGCGCCTGCCGCGGCCCAGACGACCTATCCCAACCATCCGATCAACCTGGTCGTGCCCTTCCCGCCCGGCGGCGCCACCGATGTCGGCGGCCGCGTGATCGCGCAGGCGCTCGCCAAGCAGCTGGGCCAGAGCGTGATCGTCGAAAACCGCGCCGGTGCCGGAACTGTCATTGGCGCGGCCTACGTCGCCCGGTCGGCGCCCGATGGCTACACCTTGCTGGTCACGTCGGGAACGACCTTCACCATCAATCCCGCCGTGCGGAAAGAACTGCCCTATGACCCCGTCAAGAGTTTCGAGCCCGTGGGGATCGTCGCGCGCACCGGGCTCATACTGCTGGCGAATCCGAAGGTGCCGGTCACGGACATGAAGTCCTTCCTGGCCTATGTGAAAGACCCAGAGCACGCCGCCACGCCCTACGGTTCCTTCGGCAGCGGCACCACCGCCAACTTCGTCGGCGAGGCCTTCGCGTCGGCGGCCGGCATCAAGATGACGCACGTGCCGTACAAGGGCAGCGCGCCCGCCATGGCCGACCTGATCGGTGGCCAGATTCCGTTTTCCGTCGATACGGTGGCGGCGGCGCTGCCGCAGCTCAAGACCGGCAAGGTCAAGGCCATCGCGGTATCGAGCCCGCAACGATCGACGTTCCTGCCGGACGTCCCCACCTTCGCCGAGTCCGGGTTTCCGCAGGTGGCCATGGATACCTGGCTGATGGTGGCGGCGCCGCGCGGCCTGCCCACCGACGTGCGGACCAAGCTGGGCAAGGCACTCGCCGACGTGGTGGCCAACCCCGAGGTGCAAAAGAACCTGCTGGCGCTGGGCTTCGAGCCGGGCTTCGAGGACGCGGCGCAAGGCGAGGCCCTGATCAAGAAGGAACTGCCGCAGATGCGCGAGATCGCCGAGCGCGCGCACATCACCGCCGATTGA
- a CDS encoding amidase, with protein MTSPDSIVSLSAVALRRLIGARQLSPVELLQACIERIEAVNPWVNAVTATAFEQARIQARAAERAVMQGEPLGLLHGLPLGVKDLEPTAGLLTTYGSAIYRGHVPEQDVELVARLRRAGAIVTAKTNVPEMGAGANSRNTVWGATGNPFDPNLNAGGSSGGSAAALATDMLPICTGSDTGGSLRIPAAKCGVVGFRPSPGVVPSVRKLLGWTPISVVGPMGRTVADACLQLAATAGMHAGDPLSYPLDPLSFLTPGLVDPGTLRVAYTEDFGVCAVDDGIRAVFREKIAAMRHLFAACDPVDIDLGDAHRCFDVLRAEAFVAGVGDAYEKDPDSLGPNTRANYELGAAMSLKDSAWAQAEQTRLVKRFQQLYEDYDLILSPTTPVSPFPWTKLYAEAINGERQENYYRWLALTYVITLTTHPAITLPCGRDHRGMPFGLQVVGRFRGDHALLGAAQGMESAFDRIETLRRPLPDLAALGPANPELRSIVTTPPLLEGAGAASSMSAV; from the coding sequence ATGACATCCCCCGATTCCATCGTTTCCCTTTCCGCCGTGGCGTTGCGCCGCCTGATCGGCGCGCGCCAGTTGTCCCCGGTCGAATTGCTGCAGGCTTGTATCGAGCGCATCGAAGCCGTCAACCCCTGGGTCAACGCCGTCACGGCCACCGCGTTCGAGCAGGCGCGTATTCAGGCCCGCGCGGCGGAACGCGCGGTCATGCAGGGTGAACCGCTGGGGCTGCTGCACGGGCTGCCGCTGGGCGTCAAGGACCTGGAGCCGACGGCGGGCCTGCTGACGACCTACGGTTCGGCGATCTATCGCGGCCACGTGCCGGAACAGGACGTGGAGCTGGTCGCCCGCCTGCGCCGCGCCGGCGCCATCGTGACGGCCAAGACCAACGTCCCGGAAATGGGCGCGGGCGCCAATTCGCGCAATACCGTGTGGGGCGCGACCGGCAATCCCTTCGATCCCAATCTGAACGCGGGCGGATCGTCGGGCGGGTCCGCGGCCGCGCTGGCCACCGACATGCTGCCGATATGCACGGGATCGGATACCGGCGGATCGCTGCGCATACCCGCCGCGAAATGCGGCGTGGTGGGGTTCCGGCCGTCGCCGGGCGTGGTGCCCAGCGTACGCAAGCTGCTGGGCTGGACGCCGATTTCCGTGGTGGGCCCCATGGGCCGCACCGTCGCCGACGCCTGCCTGCAGCTCGCGGCGACCGCGGGCATGCACGCCGGCGATCCGCTCAGCTATCCGCTGGACCCGTTGTCCTTCCTGACGCCTGGCCTGGTCGATCCCGGCACGCTGCGGGTGGCGTATACGGAAGACTTCGGCGTGTGCGCGGTCGACGACGGCATCCGCGCCGTGTTTCGCGAGAAGATCGCCGCCATGCGCCATCTGTTCGCCGCCTGCGATCCCGTCGACATCGACCTGGGCGATGCGCATCGCTGCTTCGACGTGCTGCGTGCCGAAGCCTTCGTCGCCGGCGTGGGTGACGCTTATGAGAAGGACCCGGACAGCCTGGGACCGAACACGCGCGCCAACTACGAACTCGGCGCGGCGATGAGCCTGAAGGACAGTGCCTGGGCGCAAGCGGAGCAGACGCGCCTGGTCAAGCGCTTCCAGCAGCTGTACGAGGACTACGACCTGATCCTGTCGCCGACCACGCCGGTGTCGCCCTTCCCCTGGACGAAGCTGTACGCGGAAGCCATCAACGGCGAACGCCAGGAGAACTACTACCGCTGGCTGGCCCTGACCTATGTGATCACACTGACCACGCATCCGGCGATCACCCTGCCCTGCGGACGCGACCATCGCGGCATGCCTTTCGGCCTGCAGGTCGTCGGCCGCTTCCGGGGCGACCATGCCTTGCTGGGCGCGGCGCAGGGCATGGAATCGGCCTTCGACAGGATCGAGACCCTGCGGCGGCCCCTGCCCGATCTGGCGGCCCTGGGACCGGCGAACCCGGAACTGCGGTCCATCGTGACCACGCCGCCCCTGTTGGAAGGCGCCGGCGCGGCAAGCAGCATGTCGGCGGTGTAG
- a CDS encoding NAD(P)/FAD-dependent oxidoreductase yields the protein MKYDAIVLGAGMVGVCAAIHLQQRGRAVALVDRKAPGSETSYGNGGLIQREGFYPYAFPRGLGALLRYAGNRAPDVRYHFGALARQVPFLYRYWRHSHPVRHAAIAARYAALIEQCIAEHRVLAADAGAQGLIRSTGWVKVFRRAALRDAEFRVAERWRDEFGVAFETLDADDLRRMEPALKPVLAGGLRYTDAQSVSDPQALVTAYARRFEALGGHVLVGDAATLRDGWRVDTDRGLVEAPTAVVALGPWSDLVTRKLGYRLPLAVKRGYHMHFTAEGGARLNHPVLDAENGFLITPMSRGIRLTTGAEFAMRDAPPTPRQLAAVEPLARDLFPLGQPVEAAPWMGSRPCTPDMMPVVGPAPRHHGLWFDFGHAHHGYTLGPVTGRLVAEMMTGERPFVDPTPFRVERLL from the coding sequence ATGAAATACGATGCCATCGTGTTGGGCGCCGGCATGGTCGGCGTCTGCGCGGCCATCCATCTGCAGCAGCGGGGCCGCGCCGTGGCGCTGGTCGACCGCAAGGCCCCAGGCAGCGAGACATCCTACGGCAATGGCGGCCTGATCCAGCGCGAGGGCTTCTACCCCTACGCGTTTCCCCGGGGCCTGGGCGCGCTGCTGAGATACGCCGGCAACCGGGCGCCGGACGTGCGCTATCACTTCGGCGCGCTGGCCAGGCAGGTGCCCTTCCTGTATCGCTACTGGCGGCATTCGCATCCGGTGCGCCACGCGGCGATCGCGGCCCGCTACGCCGCGCTGATCGAGCAGTGCATCGCCGAACATCGCGTCCTGGCCGCGGATGCCGGCGCGCAGGGATTGATCCGGTCGACCGGCTGGGTCAAGGTGTTTCGCCGCGCCGCCTTGCGCGATGCCGAGTTCCGCGTGGCCGAGCGCTGGCGCGACGAATTCGGCGTGGCCTTCGAGACGCTGGATGCCGACGACCTGCGGCGCATGGAGCCGGCGCTCAAGCCCGTCCTGGCGGGCGGCCTGCGCTATACGGACGCGCAGTCGGTGTCGGATCCGCAAGCCCTGGTGACCGCATACGCACGCCGCTTCGAAGCCCTGGGCGGCCACGTTCTGGTCGGCGATGCGGCGACGCTGCGCGACGGATGGCGGGTGGATACCGATCGAGGACTCGTCGAGGCGCCCACCGCGGTGGTCGCGCTGGGTCCCTGGTCGGACCTGGTGACAAGAAAACTGGGCTACCGGCTGCCGCTTGCGGTCAAGCGCGGCTACCACATGCATTTCACGGCCGAGGGCGGCGCGCGGCTGAACCATCCCGTGCTCGATGCGGAGAACGGTTTCCTGATCACGCCGATGTCCCGTGGCATACGTCTGACGACCGGTGCGGAGTTCGCCATGCGCGATGCGCCGCCCACGCCGCGGCAGCTGGCCGCCGTCGAACCCTTGGCGCGCGACCTGTTTCCGCTCGGACAGCCCGTGGAAGCGGCGCCCTGGATGGGTAGCCGGCCGTGCACACCGGACATGATGCCCGTCGTCGGCCCGGCGCCCCGGCACCACGGGCTCTGGTTCGACTTCGGCCACGCCCATCATGGCTACACGCTGGGGCCGGTCACCGGGCGCCTGGTGGCCGAGATGATGACCGGCGAAAGGCCATTCGTCGATCCAACGCCATTCCGCGTGGAACGGCTGTTGTAG
- a CDS encoding multidrug effflux MFS transporter: protein MTSPTTEAPPLAPPVPPSPPQRSPLWLLALITLTGTLAMHIFVPALPSAALDLGASTSSVQRTLSFYIIGLAIGQLIYGPISDRYGRRPVLLFGMVLYAASCIAALVAPTIDSLIAARLFQALGGCTGLVLGRAIIRDSVAGDDAAKRLSMLNLIIMAGPGLSPLIGSALTETLGWRSIFAVLSVFAVLNVIFVFLRLKETVRGTRRGTAAVLHNYLQLLRSKRFVGYAFGGGCATTSLYAFIGAAPFIYVNQLHRPAHEVGYYLALNILGVWFGNLTAIKLLGRIPVARLMVAGNALSCLGAAVFFVSAVSGSLSMALTVGPMLLLTYGAGIASPTAMAQALNVNPAVSGSSSGLYGFSQMAIGAACTALAGIGSDPAVAAGATLLAAGLLSQLAFWAAKRAG, encoded by the coding sequence ATGACTTCTCCAACCACGGAAGCACCTCCCCTCGCCCCGCCCGTTCCGCCTTCACCACCGCAGCGCTCGCCACTATGGCTGCTCGCGCTTATCACCTTGACGGGTACGCTGGCCATGCACATCTTCGTGCCCGCGCTTCCGTCGGCCGCGCTGGACCTGGGCGCAAGCACGTCTTCGGTACAGCGCACGCTGAGCTTCTACATCATCGGGCTGGCGATCGGCCAGCTCATATACGGACCGATATCCGATCGCTATGGCCGTCGCCCGGTGCTGCTGTTCGGCATGGTGCTGTACGCGGCCTCATGCATCGCCGCGCTCGTGGCGCCGACCATCGACTCGCTCATCGCGGCGCGGCTCTTCCAGGCGCTGGGTGGCTGTACCGGACTGGTATTGGGGCGGGCCATCATCCGTGACAGCGTCGCGGGCGACGACGCCGCGAAACGGCTGTCGATGCTGAACCTCATCATCATGGCGGGCCCGGGCCTTTCCCCGCTTATCGGTTCGGCACTGACGGAAACCCTGGGTTGGCGCTCCATTTTCGCCGTGCTTTCGGTGTTCGCGGTGCTGAACGTCATTTTCGTTTTCCTGAGGCTGAAGGAAACCGTGCGCGGCACGCGGCGCGGGACGGCCGCGGTCCTGCACAATTATCTGCAATTGCTGCGATCGAAGCGCTTCGTCGGCTATGCCTTCGGCGGCGGCTGCGCGACGACGTCCCTCTATGCCTTTATCGGGGCGGCTCCCTTTATCTACGTGAATCAGCTTCATCGCCCGGCTCACGAAGTGGGTTACTACCTCGCCCTGAATATCCTCGGCGTCTGGTTCGGCAACCTTACCGCCATCAAGCTGCTGGGCCGGATTCCGGTGGCGCGGCTGATGGTGGCCGGCAATGCATTGAGCTGTCTCGGCGCGGCGGTGTTCTTCGTATCCGCCGTGTCGGGAAGCCTGTCCATGGCCCTCACCGTGGGCCCGATGCTGCTCCTGACCTACGGCGCGGGCATTGCGTCGCCGACCGCAATGGCGCAAGCCTTGAACGTCAATCCGGCGGTCAGCGGATCTTCGTCGGGCCTTTATGGCTTCTCGCAAATGGCCATAGGCGCCGCCTGCACCGCGCTGGCGGGCATAGGCAGCGATCCCGCTGTCGCCGCGGGCGCCACCCTGCTGGCCGCCGGCCTGCTTTCCCAGCTCGCGTTCTGGGCCGCCAAGCGGGCCGGATAA
- a CDS encoding tripartite tricarboxylate transporter substrate-binding protein, protein MARLLGKRMGSEPGLYKQLPYDAARNYTYVAPVVDTPFVLLANKDAPYKTLTRLIAAAKAAPAFPPARLCYAYLSDGTGLERALQNLFHGAFSRRCLAYRGECFLHGQIHPADLVRGPVAIPLINKSYGRRRKSGR, encoded by the coding sequence GTGGCGCGCCTGCTGGGCAAGCGCATGGGCAGCGAGCCCGGCCTGTACAAGCAGCTGCCTTACGACGCGGCGCGGAATTACACCTATGTCGCCCCGGTCGTCGACACGCCGTTCGTGCTGCTCGCCAATAAGGACGCGCCCTACAAGACGCTGACCCGGCTGATTGCCGCGGCCAAGGCGGCGCCGGCCTTCCCGCCAGCTAGGCTTTGCTACGCATACTTGTCCGATGGCACGGGCCTAGAACGCGCGCTTCAAAACCTTTTCCATGGAGCATTTTCCCGGAGATGTCTGGCCTACCGCGGCGAATGTTTCCTTCACGGACAGATCCACCCGGCTGATCTGGTACGCGGGCCCGTTGCCATACCGCTCATAAACAAAAGCTACGGTCGACGCCGAAAAAGTGGCCGGTAG